The following are from one region of the Andrena cerasifolii isolate SP2316 chromosome 1, iyAndCera1_principal, whole genome shotgun sequence genome:
- the Kr-h1 gene encoding kruppel homolog 1, with protein sequence MVGYYQTEPTSDTTTTMSVRSELPAAELVNPVKSLVCSPDLTLYGSPPCGTETLSAIIEGKTYPCQLCQKSFDQKSQYQSHLRSHGKEGEDPYRCNICGKTFAVPARLTRHYRTHTGEKPYQCEYCSKSFSVKENLSVHRRIHTKERPYKCDVCERAFEHSGKLHRHMRIHTGERPHKCAVCSKTFIQSGQLVIHMRTHTGEKPYVCKACGKGFTCSKQLKVHTRTHTGEKPYTCDICGKSFGYNHVLKLHQVAHYGEKVYKCTLCHETFGSKKTMELHIKTHSDSSITGSPRDSPIEPEIEISQANNNGTASDKENHKTEEQRDDPAIYDTQHDFPYYVYSREQYPQPILVPGEDRTFQATPTVPTDQPLPFLYQEVPSTYTTYGMQNNNFVDDCSSLLNLPGNDARRRVEAALEAVEVERQREYGIRVEREPILTPPSSNPVSPVPSPDPLDLVIPVRETLILPPRKRCKMILESMESERSGLIASQRQNSVIQFAKAS encoded by the exons ATGGTGGGTTACTATCAAACGGAACCGACTTCGGACACCACCACCACGATGTCGGTTAGAAGCGAATTGCCAGCCGCGGAACTAGTGAATCCAGTGAAAAGTCTGGTCTGCAGTCCTGATTTGACGTTGTACGGGTCGCCACCGTGCGGTACCGAGACTCTATCGGCAATCATCGAGGGAAAGACGTACCCATGTCAGCTGTGCCAGAAGAGCTTCGATCAGAAAAGCCAGTACCAGAGCCATCTGCGCTCGCACGGTAAAGAAGGCGAGGACCCTTACCGATGCAATATTTGCGGGAAAACGTTCGCGGTGCCCGCGCGGCTCACCCGACACTATCGTACCCACACGGGCGAGAAGCCTTACCAGTGCGAGTACTGCAGCAAATCGTTCTCCGTGAAGGAAAACCTGAGCGTACACCGTCGTATCCACACAAAGGAACGGCCGTACAAGTGTGACGTGTGCGAGCGCGCGTTTGAGCATAGCGGTAAACTGCATCGGCACATGCGAATTCACACAGGCGAACGGCCACACAAGTGCGCCGTTTGCTCGAAAACGTTCATCCAGAGCGGTCAGTTAGTAATACACATGCGCACGCATACCGGAGAAAAACCGTACGTGTGTAAAGCCTGCGGCAAGGGATTCACATGCTCGAAACAGCTCAAGGTGCACACGCGTACGCATACCGGGGAAAAACCCTACACCTGCGACATCTGTGGCAAATCATTCGGTTACAACCACGTACTGAAGCTTCACCAG GTTGCTCACTATGGTGAGAAGGTTTATAAGTGCACACTCTGTCACGAGACATTTGGTTCCAAAAAGACGATGGAGCTGCATATCAAAACGCACTCAGATTCTTCCATTACTGGTTCTCCTCGAGACTCACCTATTGAGCCAGAGATTGAAATCTCACAGGCAAACAACAATGGCACTGCCAGTGACAAGGAGAATCATAAGACTGAAGAGCAAAGGGATGACCCTGCTATTTATGACACACAGCACGATTTTCCCTACTACGTCTACTCCAGGGAGCAGTACCCACAACCAATTTTGGTGCCTGGAGAAGACAGAACCTTCCAGGCGACACCCACAGTTCCCACCGATCAGCCGCTTCCATTTCTGTATCAAGAAGTTCCTTCAACGTACACTACTTACGGAATGCAGAACAATAACTTCGTAGATGACTGTTCTTCGCTTCTGAATTTACCAGGAAACGACGCACGCAGAAGAGTTGAAGCTGCGCTTGAGGCAGTTGAGGTAGAGCGGCAGAGGGAGTATGGAATTAGGGTGGAAAGAGAACCAATTTTAACCCCACCGAGTAGTAATCCTGTCAGTCCTGTACCTTCACCAGATCCTCTTGACCTGGTAATTCCTGTAAGAGAAACTTTAATTCTTCCACCAAGGAAACGGTGCAAGATGATTTTAGAATCAATGGAGAGTGAAAGGAGTGGCCTCATTGCCTCGCAGAGACAGAACTCTGTTATTCAGTTCGCAAAAGCATCATAG